A window of the Burkholderia sp. 9120 genome harbors these coding sequences:
- a CDS encoding haloacid dehalogenase type II, which translates to MIEFEPKYITFDCYGTLTKFRMADMTREMFGHLLSGDDLEKLVAFYAGYRRDEVLGAWKPYRDVVVNALRRACQRMNVEFNEVEAEKIYTAVPTWGPHPDVPEGLARLAKKYKLVILSNASNNQIQSNVDKLGAPFHKVFTAEQAQSYKPRMQGFEYMFDQLDCNPEDVLHVSSSLRYDLMTAHDMGIKHKVFVNRGHEPSTPYYQYYEVDGMPQLATELGL; encoded by the coding sequence ATGATCGAATTCGAACCGAAGTACATCACCTTCGACTGCTACGGCACGCTGACCAAATTCCGCATGGCCGACATGACGCGCGAAATGTTCGGCCACCTGCTGAGCGGCGACGACCTCGAAAAACTCGTCGCGTTCTACGCCGGTTATCGCCGCGACGAAGTGCTCGGCGCATGGAAGCCGTATCGCGACGTGGTGGTCAACGCGTTGCGCCGTGCCTGCCAGCGCATGAACGTCGAGTTCAACGAAGTGGAAGCCGAGAAGATCTACACGGCCGTGCCGACCTGGGGCCCGCATCCCGACGTGCCGGAAGGCCTCGCGCGTCTGGCGAAGAAGTACAAGCTGGTGATTCTGTCGAACGCCTCGAACAACCAGATTCAAAGCAACGTCGACAAACTCGGCGCGCCGTTCCATAAAGTCTTCACGGCGGAGCAGGCGCAATCGTACAAGCCGCGCATGCAAGGCTTCGAATACATGTTCGATCAACTGGACTGCAATCCGGAAGACGTCCTGCATGTGTCGTCGAGCCTGCGCTACGACCTGATGACCGCGCACGACATGGGCATCAAGCACAAGGTTTTCGTGAACCGCGGTCACGAACCGTCGACGCCGTACTACCAGTACTACGAGGTCGACGGCATGCCGCAACTGGCCACGGAACTCGGTCTGTAA
- a CDS encoding FAD-binding oxidoreductase: protein MKLDSYWLDTAPPLLSACEGPVDGQADVLVIGGGFTGLSAAQALGKRGAAVTVVDAGRIGGGASGRNGGQVNTGVAQDFVALVAQLGVERASACYRAFSDAVDTVERLIREENIDCNYVATGKLKLASKPHHLAHLEKTAELIRREVDTDIELIGRERIRSEVQSDSFHGGLLQRHGGQMHMGKFTVGLADAAVRRGAKLYENAAVSAIVKDGSGYRVTTARGEVRAKQVLIATGPSRHGPFGWYRRRIAPIGSFIVVTEPLPPALLQQVLPKQRAYTTTRLMHNYFRVTPDSRLLFGGRARFTASEQPSDAKSGRILRDGLVAMFPQLASARIDYCWGGLVDMSADRLPHAGQHDGVYFSMGYSGHGTQMSTHMGQVMADVMDGHEEQNPWRESEWPAIPGHTGKPWFLPLVGTYYRIKDIFY, encoded by the coding sequence ATGAAGCTCGATTCCTATTGGCTCGACACCGCACCGCCGCTGTTGTCGGCGTGTGAAGGCCCGGTCGACGGCCAGGCCGATGTGCTGGTGATCGGCGGCGGCTTCACCGGATTGTCGGCGGCGCAGGCGTTGGGCAAGCGCGGCGCGGCGGTGACCGTGGTGGACGCGGGACGGATTGGCGGCGGCGCGTCCGGGCGCAACGGCGGACAGGTCAATACCGGCGTTGCGCAGGACTTCGTTGCGCTGGTCGCGCAACTCGGCGTGGAGCGGGCCAGCGCGTGTTATCGCGCGTTTTCGGACGCGGTCGACACTGTCGAGCGGCTGATTCGCGAAGAAAACATCGACTGTAATTACGTCGCGACCGGCAAGCTGAAGCTGGCATCGAAACCGCACCATCTCGCGCATCTTGAGAAGACGGCGGAGCTGATTCGCCGCGAAGTCGATACGGATATCGAACTGATCGGTCGCGAACGGATTCGCAGCGAGGTTCAATCGGACAGTTTTCATGGCGGCCTGTTGCAGCGGCACGGCGGCCAGATGCATATGGGCAAGTTCACCGTCGGTCTCGCCGATGCCGCCGTGCGGCGTGGTGCGAAGCTGTATGAGAACGCGGCCGTCAGCGCGATCGTGAAGGACGGCAGCGGCTATCGCGTCACCACCGCGCGCGGCGAAGTGCGCGCGAAGCAGGTGCTGATTGCGACGGGTCCGTCGCGGCATGGTCCGTTCGGCTGGTATCGGCGTCGGATCGCGCCGATCGGCTCGTTCATCGTCGTGACGGAACCGTTGCCGCCCGCCTTGCTTCAGCAGGTGTTGCCGAAGCAGCGCGCGTACACCACCACGCGGCTGATGCATAACTACTTCCGCGTGACGCCCGACTCGCGTCTGCTGTTCGGCGGCCGCGCGCGTTTCACGGCGTCCGAACAGCCGTCGGATGCGAAGAGCGGACGGATTCTGCGAGACGGTCTCGTCGCGATGTTCCCGCAACTGGCGAGCGCGCGTATCGACTATTGCTGGGGCGGTCTCGTCGACATGAGCGCCGACCGTCTGCCGCATGCCGGCCAGCATGACGGTGTCTATTTTTCGATGGGCTATAGCGGTCACGGTACGCAGATGTCGACTCACATGGGCCAGGTGATGGCCGACGTGATGGATGGCCACGAAGAACAGAACCCGTGGCGCGAGTCCGAATGGCCCGCGATTCCGGGCCACACCGGCAAGCCGTGGTTTCTGCCGCTGGTGGGCACGTACTACCGCATCAAAGATATTTTTTACTGA
- a CDS encoding ABC transporter substrate-binding protein has product MNKENSQHGVLQLDTSLERLTARGASRRDVLRAMAAAGMMSVTGAGLLSASGAAFAQAKPKQGGKIRVATQSASASDTLDPAKGALSTDYVRGFMFYNGLTELDSHLGAKMALATSLDTKDAIVWVVKLRTGVQFHDGKALAPADVVYSILRHKDPATASKAKTLADQIKDVKATGPNEVTITLEGANADLPVILATSHFVIIKDGTKDFKTAIGTGPFKVKEFSPGVRTVGVKNEKYWKPGMPHLDEIELIGIGDESARVNALLSGDVQLINSVSPRSTAQIKSAGGHSVLETKTGEYTDLIVRDENGITGNDDFRRGMMYLQNRDQIRQAIFQGYGAIGNDQPIDPTNKYYLAGLPQRGFDPDKAKFHFQKAKVGSAPIQIFASPAAEGSVEMAMLLQQVAPQAGLNLQVTRVPADGYWSNHWMKHPLGYGSVNARPSADVIFTQFFKSDAPWNEANWKSPKFDQMLVAARGEPDDAKRKKIYGDMQVLVHDNGGIGIPLFQSSIDAYTNKLKGLGSIPLAGLMGFMFAENVWLES; this is encoded by the coding sequence ATGAATAAGGAAAACTCGCAACACGGCGTGCTTCAACTCGATACGAGTCTGGAGCGATTGACCGCCAGGGGGGCATCGCGGCGCGATGTGCTGCGCGCGATGGCCGCGGCCGGCATGATGTCCGTGACGGGCGCCGGCCTGTTGTCCGCGAGCGGCGCGGCCTTCGCGCAAGCGAAGCCGAAGCAGGGCGGCAAGATCCGGGTGGCGACGCAATCGGCCTCCGCTTCAGACACGCTCGATCCCGCGAAAGGCGCGCTCAGCACCGACTATGTTCGTGGGTTCATGTTCTACAACGGGCTGACCGAACTCGATTCGCACCTCGGCGCGAAGATGGCGCTGGCCACCTCGCTGGATACAAAAGACGCGATCGTGTGGGTTGTGAAGCTGCGCACGGGGGTGCAGTTCCATGACGGCAAGGCGCTCGCGCCGGCCGATGTCGTCTATTCGATCCTGCGTCACAAGGACCCGGCCACGGCTTCGAAAGCCAAGACGCTCGCCGACCAGATCAAGGACGTGAAGGCCACCGGCCCGAACGAAGTGACCATCACGCTGGAAGGCGCGAATGCCGACCTGCCGGTGATTCTCGCGACCTCGCACTTTGTGATCATCAAGGACGGCACCAAAGATTTCAAAACCGCGATCGGCACCGGCCCATTCAAGGTCAAGGAGTTCTCGCCGGGCGTGCGCACGGTCGGCGTGAAGAACGAGAAGTACTGGAAACCCGGCATGCCGCATCTGGACGAAATCGAGCTGATCGGTATCGGCGACGAATCGGCGCGCGTCAATGCGCTGCTCTCCGGCGACGTGCAACTGATCAACTCGGTGAGCCCGCGTTCGACCGCGCAGATCAAGAGCGCCGGCGGCCACTCGGTGCTGGAGACGAAGACCGGCGAGTACACCGATCTGATCGTGCGCGACGAAAACGGCATTACCGGTAACGACGATTTTCGGCGGGGCATGATGTATCTGCAGAACCGAGACCAGATTCGTCAGGCGATTTTCCAGGGCTACGGCGCGATCGGCAACGATCAGCCGATCGATCCGACCAACAAGTACTACCTGGCCGGCTTGCCGCAGCGCGGCTTCGATCCGGACAAGGCGAAGTTCCACTTTCAGAAGGCGAAGGTAGGCAGCGCGCCGATCCAAATTTTTGCGTCGCCGGCCGCCGAGGGCTCGGTGGAAATGGCCATGCTGCTTCAGCAGGTTGCGCCGCAAGCGGGTCTGAATCTGCAGGTGACGCGCGTGCCGGCGGATGGCTACTGGTCGAACCACTGGATGAAGCATCCGCTCGGTTACGGCTCGGTCAATGCGCGTCCGAGCGCCGACGTGATCTTCACGCAGTTCTTCAAGTCCGACGCACCGTGGAACGAAGCGAACTGGAAGAGTCCGAAGTTCGATCAGATGCTGGTTGCCGCACGCGGCGAACCCGACGACGCGAAGCGCAAGAAGATTTACGGCGACATGCAGGTGCTGGTGCATGACAACGGCGGCATCGGCATTCCGCTGTTTCAGAGTTCGATCGATGCGTACACGAACAAGCTCAAGGGCCTCGGTTCGATTCCGCTGGCCGGCTTGATGGGTTTCATGTTTGCGGAAAACGTCTGGCTCGAAAGCTGA
- a CDS encoding ABC transporter permease produces MKAHAQRLIAARLGLALLTLLLVSAVVFAVTGLLPGDAAQQALGQAATPEAVAALRHQFGLDQPALQRYVEWLVQVVTGNFGISMSNNLPVSQLIATRLPNSLVLAGLTALVSVPLALTVGIASAMFRGSLLDRTLNVLTLSTVAVPEFLIATVAVLIFAVKLRWLPALSYLSEVDSFGALLRIYAMPVMTLCCVLVAQMARMTRAAVLDQLNSSYVEMAVLKGASPVRVVWRHVLPNTVGPIANAVALSLSYLFGGVVIVESIFNYPGLASLMVDAVTNRDMPLVQGCVMVFCAAYLALVLIADLCQIVSNPRLRR; encoded by the coding sequence ATGAAAGCTCATGCGCAACGTCTTATCGCCGCGCGCCTCGGCCTCGCGCTGCTCACGCTGCTGCTGGTCTCGGCGGTGGTGTTCGCCGTCACCGGGCTGCTGCCGGGTGACGCGGCCCAGCAGGCGCTCGGCCAGGCGGCGACACCCGAGGCCGTCGCCGCCCTGCGGCATCAGTTCGGGCTCGATCAGCCCGCGCTGCAGCGCTACGTCGAGTGGCTGGTGCAGGTGGTGACCGGCAACTTCGGCATCTCGATGTCGAACAATCTGCCCGTCAGCCAACTGATCGCGACGCGCCTGCCGAACTCGCTGGTGCTTGCCGGTCTCACGGCGCTGGTCTCGGTGCCGCTCGCGCTGACGGTCGGCATTGCGTCGGCCATGTTTCGCGGCTCGCTGCTCGACCGCACGCTCAACGTGCTGACGCTGTCCACGGTGGCGGTGCCGGAGTTCCTGATCGCGACCGTCGCGGTGCTGATCTTCGCCGTGAAGCTGCGCTGGCTGCCGGCGCTGTCGTATCTGTCGGAAGTGGATTCGTTCGGCGCATTGCTGCGTATCTACGCGATGCCGGTCATGACGCTGTGCTGCGTGCTGGTTGCGCAGATGGCGCGCATGACGCGCGCCGCGGTGCTCGATCAGCTCAATTCGTCGTACGTGGAAATGGCGGTGCTCAAGGGCGCCTCGCCGGTTCGGGTGGTGTGGCGGCACGTGTTGCCGAACACCGTCGGGCCGATTGCCAACGCGGTGGCGCTGAGCCTGTCGTATCTGTTCGGCGGCGTGGTGATCGTCGAATCGATCTTCAACTATCCCGGCCTCGCGAGCCTGATGGTCGATGCGGTCACGAATCGCGATATGCCGCTCGTGCAGGGCTGCGTGATGGTGTTCTGCGCGGCCTATCTCGCCCTCGTGCTGATCGCCGATCTGTGCCAAATCGTCTCTAACCCGAGGCTACGTCGATGA
- a CDS encoding ABC transporter permease produces the protein MMSQPTNPHHVPHAGTELYDVQRDELVAEPAPVETAALKQGVFKRLVQRFSVLGLIGLTMVAFWLLVAFVGPLVAPYKGGALTSTEIFGRYSAAYPLGTDYLGRDMLSRILYGARYTVGLALAAAVLASVIGTFFGLLAAVSGRWVDEIISRLFDALISIPSKVLALVVIAAFGSSITMLTTVAALAYIPGAFRISRSLAVNLMGLEYVQVARARGEGIFYIARVEVLPNMIHPMLADFGLRFVFIVLLLSGLSFLGLGVQPPNADWGSLVRENIGGLSEGAPAVLMPAVAIATLTIGMNLLIDNLRRRGRSHGGA, from the coding sequence ATGATGAGCCAACCTACCAATCCCCACCACGTTCCGCACGCCGGCACGGAGCTGTACGACGTGCAGCGCGACGAACTGGTCGCCGAACCCGCGCCCGTCGAAACGGCCGCGTTGAAGCAGGGCGTGTTCAAACGGCTCGTGCAGCGTTTTTCCGTGCTCGGGCTGATCGGCCTGACGATGGTCGCGTTCTGGCTGCTGGTCGCGTTCGTCGGGCCGCTGGTCGCGCCGTACAAAGGCGGCGCGCTGACGTCGACGGAAATTTTCGGCCGGTATAGCGCGGCGTATCCGCTCGGCACCGACTATCTCGGCCGCGACATGTTGAGCCGGATTCTCTACGGCGCGCGCTATACGGTCGGCCTCGCGCTGGCCGCCGCCGTGCTGGCCAGCGTGATCGGCACGTTCTTCGGTTTGCTGGCTGCAGTGTCCGGACGCTGGGTCGATGAAATTATCAGCCGTCTGTTCGACGCGCTGATTTCGATTCCGAGCAAGGTGCTCGCGCTGGTGGTGATCGCCGCGTTCGGTTCGTCGATCACGATGCTGACCACGGTCGCGGCATTGGCCTACATTCCCGGCGCGTTCCGCATTTCGCGCTCGCTCGCGGTGAACCTGATGGGCCTCGAATACGTGCAGGTGGCGCGGGCTCGCGGCGAAGGCATCTTCTATATCGCGCGGGTCGAGGTGCTGCCGAACATGATTCATCCGATGCTCGCGGATTTCGGCTTGCGCTTCGTGTTTATCGTGCTGCTGCTCAGCGGGCTCAGTTTTCTCGGGCTCGGCGTGCAGCCGCCGAATGCCGATTGGGGTTCGCTGGTGCGCGAGAACATCGGCGGCTTGTCGGAAGGTGCGCCCGCCGTGTTGATGCCCGCCGTCGCGATTGCGACGCTGACGATCGGGATGAATCTGCTGATCGACAATTTGCGGCGTCGCGGCCGTAGCCATGGAGGTGCGTGA
- a CDS encoding ABC transporter ATP-binding protein — protein MAERDMIEVRGLRVVAGAAPGAVTEIVKGVDFSVKQGEVLALIGESGSGKTTIALALLGYARAGCSISGGSVCIGGLDVLSLDAKGRRALRARTVAYVAQSAAAGFNPARTIMDQVTEPALLHQLMTKEAARVKAIDLFRALALPAPETIGERYPHQVSGGQLQRLMAAMALITDPAVVVFDEPTTALDVTTQIEVLAAFKKVVRELGTTAVYVSHDLAVVAQMADRIVVLNGGAVKENGAVAQVLDAPVDAYTRQLLAATRRPELELEAPLNPGKHVPPLLEIRGLSAGYGRIDRFGSPAVRVLDDVSLTIPRGRTLGVIGESGSGKTTLARVVAGLVDRASGEVLFNGKPLPAQLSRRTPEQYRQIQIVFQNADTALNPSHSIADILGRPLAFYHHLRGSAAKKRMLALLDLVKLPASIATRTPAGLSGGQKQRVNLARALAADPALILCDEVTSALDTVVGAAILDLLAELRRELGVSYMFISHDISTVRAICDEVIVLYAGHRVEAGQRDMLAAPPYHPYTGLLVDSVPVLKPGWLDARRGVVASALPAMGESADIAELCAFRARCPVRIDGMCNMTPPSMKKLPSGAEILCHHPAAELNRLQTLETIPA, from the coding sequence ATGGCCGAGCGGGACATGATTGAAGTAAGAGGCCTGCGGGTCGTCGCCGGCGCGGCGCCGGGGGCCGTGACCGAGATCGTCAAGGGCGTCGATTTTTCGGTGAAGCAGGGCGAGGTGCTGGCGCTGATCGGCGAGTCGGGCTCGGGCAAGACGACCATTGCGCTGGCGCTGCTCGGCTATGCGCGAGCCGGATGCTCGATCAGCGGCGGCTCGGTGTGTATCGGCGGACTCGACGTGTTGTCGCTCGACGCGAAAGGACGCCGCGCATTGCGCGCGCGCACCGTGGCCTATGTCGCACAGAGCGCGGCGGCCGGTTTCAATCCGGCGCGCACGATCATGGATCAGGTCACCGAGCCGGCGCTGCTGCATCAGTTGATGACGAAAGAGGCGGCGCGGGTCAAAGCGATCGACCTGTTCCGCGCGCTGGCGTTGCCCGCGCCGGAGACGATCGGCGAGCGTTATCCGCACCAGGTGTCGGGCGGGCAGTTGCAGCGCTTGATGGCCGCGATGGCGCTGATCACCGATCCGGCCGTGGTGGTGTTCGACGAACCCACTACCGCGCTGGACGTGACCACGCAGATCGAAGTGCTCGCGGCCTTCAAGAAGGTGGTGCGCGAGTTGGGCACCACGGCCGTGTACGTGTCGCACGATCTGGCGGTGGTCGCGCAGATGGCGGACCGCATCGTCGTGCTGAACGGCGGCGCGGTGAAAGAAAACGGCGCGGTCGCGCAAGTGCTCGATGCGCCCGTGGATGCGTACACGCGTCAATTGCTGGCCGCGACACGCCGCCCGGAACTCGAACTGGAAGCGCCCCTCAACCCCGGCAAACATGTGCCGCCGTTGCTGGAGATTCGCGGGCTGTCGGCGGGGTATGGCCGCATCGACCGGTTCGGATCGCCCGCCGTGCGCGTGCTCGACGACGTCAGCCTGACGATTCCGCGCGGCCGCACGCTCGGCGTGATCGGCGAATCCGGTTCCGGCAAAACGACGCTGGCGCGTGTGGTGGCCGGGTTAGTCGATCGTGCGAGCGGCGAGGTGCTGTTCAACGGCAAGCCGTTGCCCGCGCAACTGTCGCGGCGCACGCCGGAACAATACCGGCAGATTCAGATCGTGTTCCAGAACGCCGACACGGCGCTGAATCCGAGTCATTCGATTGCCGACATTCTCGGCCGGCCGCTCGCGTTTTATCACCATCTGCGCGGCTCGGCAGCGAAGAAGCGGATGCTGGCGCTGCTCGATCTGGTCAAGCTGCCGGCGTCGATCGCCACGCGCACACCGGCCGGTTTGTCCGGCGGTCAGAAGCAGCGCGTGAATCTGGCGCGCGCGCTCGCCGCGGATCCCGCGCTGATTCTGTGCGACGAAGTCACCTCCGCGCTCGACACCGTGGTCGGCGCGGCGATCCTCGATCTGCTGGCTGAATTGCGGCGCGAGCTGGGTGTGTCGTACATGTTTATCAGCCACGATATTTCGACAGTGCGCGCGATCTGCGACGAAGTGATCGTGCTGTATGCCGGCCATCGCGTGGAAGCGGGGCAGCGCGACATGCTTGCGGCGCCGCCGTATCACCCTTACACGGGCCTGCTGGTCGATTCGGTGCCGGTGTTGAAACCCGGTTGGCTCGACGCGCGTCGCGGGGTCGTCGCCAGCGCGTTGCCGGCAATGGGCGAGAGCGCCGATATCGCCGAGCTGTGCGCGTTCCGCGCGCGTTGCCCGGTACGGATCGACGGCATGTGCAACATGACGCCGCCGTCCATGAAGAAGCTGCCTTCCGGCGCGGAGATTCTTTGCCACCATCCCGCCGCGGAACTGAACCGCTTGCAAACCCTGGAGACGATCCCGGCATGA
- a CDS encoding (2Fe-2S)-binding protein, whose product MNGRFVRLAETGRRTFAITVDGVAREAAEGDTLMVALLTGATTLRDSEFGDGRRAGFCLMGACQDCWVWTAQGERVRACSTPAAPGMSIVTKLAEAGEGVWPRG is encoded by the coding sequence ATGAACGGACGATTTGTACGGCTAGCGGAAACGGGCCGTCGCACCTTCGCCATCACGGTGGACGGTGTGGCGCGCGAAGCCGCCGAGGGTGACACGCTGATGGTCGCGCTGCTGACCGGCGCGACCACCTTGCGCGATTCCGAATTCGGCGACGGACGTCGCGCCGGTTTCTGCCTGATGGGCGCGTGCCAGGATTGTTGGGTGTGGACCGCGCAAGGCGAGCGCGTGCGCGCGTGCAGCACGCCCGCCGCGCCCGGCATGTCGATCGTCACGAAGCTGGCGGAAGCCGGGGAGGGTGTATGGCCGCGCGGATAG
- a CDS encoding NAD(P)/FAD-dependent oxidoreductase has translation MAARIVVIGSGPAGVRAAQALVEAGLRPTVIDEGRRDGGQIYRRQPEGFSRSYATLYGTEAERAASLHQSFDALKSKVDYLPDTLVWNISPNALHLVSGTRYRTLPFDALIVCSGATDRLMPVKGWHQAGTYSLGGAQVALKSQGCAIGSRVVMMGSGPLLYLVAAQYVKAGAQVAAVLDTSTFMQRVAALPKLLAIPAALKKGIALTRVLAHARVPVHRGVQPVEIKGTPQHGVSGVEVALPGGAHLEFACDAVALGYHLRPETQLADLAGCRFIFDDAAQQWLPHIDADGRSSIKGVYLAGDGARVRGADAAERSGRLAALAALQDLGTPVEGVERLRAELARFTRFAAGLREAFPWPAKFAAALPDETIVCRCEAITAGELRRVVHASGAQEANRAKAFSRVGMGRCQGRYCGHAGAEIIAAAACVPLSSVGRLRGQAPVKPLPVALVEEVSE, from the coding sequence ATGGCCGCGCGGATAGTGGTGATAGGCAGCGGGCCGGCGGGCGTGCGTGCCGCGCAGGCGCTGGTCGAAGCGGGGCTGCGGCCGACCGTGATCGATGAAGGACGGCGCGACGGCGGGCAGATTTATCGGCGGCAACCGGAAGGTTTTTCGCGCAGCTACGCGACCTTGTACGGCACCGAGGCCGAGCGTGCCGCTTCGCTGCACCAGAGTTTCGATGCGTTGAAGAGCAAGGTCGACTATCTGCCGGACACGCTGGTGTGGAATATCTCGCCGAATGCGTTGCATCTGGTGAGCGGCACGCGCTACCGGACGTTGCCGTTCGACGCGCTGATTGTTTGCAGCGGCGCGACCGATCGGTTGATGCCGGTGAAAGGCTGGCATCAGGCGGGCACGTATAGCCTCGGCGGCGCGCAGGTCGCGTTGAAATCGCAGGGCTGCGCGATCGGTTCGCGTGTCGTGATGATGGGCAGCGGGCCGTTGCTGTATCTCGTGGCCGCGCAGTACGTGAAGGCGGGCGCGCAGGTCGCGGCGGTGCTCGATACGTCGACGTTCATGCAGCGCGTGGCCGCATTGCCGAAGTTGCTGGCGATTCCCGCTGCGTTGAAAAAAGGCATTGCGTTGACGCGTGTGCTTGCCCATGCACGCGTTCCGGTTCATCGCGGCGTGCAGCCTGTCGAGATCAAAGGCACGCCGCAACACGGCGTGAGCGGTGTGGAAGTCGCGCTGCCCGGCGGCGCGCACCTCGAGTTCGCGTGCGATGCCGTCGCGCTCGGTTATCACTTGCGTCCCGAGACGCAACTCGCGGATCTCGCGGGCTGCCGCTTCATCTTCGACGACGCCGCGCAGCAGTGGCTTCCGCATATCGATGCCGACGGCCGCAGCAGCATCAAAGGCGTTTATCTGGCGGGCGATGGCGCACGCGTGCGCGGCGCCGACGCGGCCGAACGCTCGGGCCGCCTGGCCGCGCTGGCGGCGCTGCAGGATCTCGGCACGCCGGTTGAGGGCGTGGAGCGCTTGCGCGCCGAACTCGCGCGCTTCACGCGCTTCGCCGCGGGGTTGAGAGAAGCGTTTCCGTGGCCGGCGAAATTCGCTGCCGCGTTGCCGGACGAAACGATCGTCTGCCGGTGCGAAGCGATCACGGCCGGCGAATTGCGCCGCGTCGTGCACGCGAGCGGCGCGCAGGAAGCCAATCGCGCGAAGGCGTTTTCGCGCGTCGGCATGGGCCGCTGTCAGGGGCGTTATTGCGGCCATGCGGGCGCGGAGATCATCGCGGCGGCGGCCTGCGTGCCGCTGTCTTCCGTGGGACGGTTGCGCGGCCAGGCGCCGGTTAAACCGCTGCCCGTAGCGTTGGTCGAAGAGGTGAGCGAATGA
- a CDS encoding FAD-binding oxidoreductase: MSATSSIKGGEADVIVIGGGIVGTTTAFFLRQRNRSVILLERGLTGQQASGVNFGGIRRQGRSLPQLAMSNRALRTWQRSAELLGEDVEFLPVGHTRVCYHEKDVENFDQYAIDARAHGLDLEVLHGEALFKRYPFLGREVLAASISPLDGHANPRLAAPAFGRAAARLGAQIVENTEIVRVEKDGGRFRVESARGDVYWAAQLVICAGAWATRLTEQFGETVPLIASGPQMCVTEPVPYVFKSSIGVFTSIKEESIYFRQIPRGNIIVGGGPPGPADAVTCRASVLPANTVGQLKQMRRIVPALAPLHIIRVWSGVESYLPDSEPVIGPSSKVDGLFYAFGFCGSGFQIGPGVGETMAELVGTGSTAIPLDTFSIRRFATRQAAVRSSTVMS; encoded by the coding sequence ATGAGCGCGACTTCCTCCATTAAGGGCGGCGAGGCCGACGTCATCGTGATTGGCGGCGGCATTGTGGGGACCACGACGGCGTTCTTTCTGCGCCAGCGCAACCGTTCGGTGATTCTGCTCGAACGCGGTCTCACGGGACAGCAGGCGAGCGGCGTGAACTTCGGCGGGATTCGCCGGCAAGGCCGCTCGTTGCCGCAACTGGCGATGTCGAACCGCGCGCTGCGTACGTGGCAGCGTTCGGCGGAACTGCTCGGTGAAGACGTCGAGTTTCTGCCGGTAGGCCATACGCGGGTCTGCTATCACGAGAAAGACGTTGAGAATTTCGATCAGTACGCGATCGATGCGCGCGCGCATGGTCTCGATCTCGAAGTGCTGCACGGCGAGGCCCTGTTCAAGCGTTATCCGTTTCTCGGCCGCGAAGTGCTGGCGGCCTCGATTTCGCCGCTCGACGGCCACGCCAATCCGCGACTCGCGGCGCCCGCATTCGGCCGCGCGGCGGCGCGGCTCGGTGCGCAGATCGTCGAGAACACGGAGATTGTTCGCGTCGAGAAAGACGGGGGGCGGTTTCGCGTGGAGAGCGCGCGCGGCGACGTGTATTGGGCGGCGCAACTCGTGATCTGCGCGGGTGCATGGGCCACCCGTCTCACTGAGCAATTCGGCGAAACGGTGCCGCTCATTGCGAGCGGCCCGCAAATGTGCGTGACCGAGCCGGTGCCGTATGTGTTCAAGTCGTCGATCGGCGTGTTCACGTCGATCAAGGAAGAGAGCATTTACTTCCGGCAGATTCCGCGCGGCAACATCATCGTGGGCGGCGGGCCGCCTGGGCCTGCGGATGCCGTGACTTGCCGCGCTTCGGTGCTACCGGCCAATACGGTGGGTCAACTGAAGCAGATGCGCCGGATCGTGCCCGCACTCGCGCCGCTGCATATCATCCGCGTGTGGAGCGGCGTGGAAAGTTATCTGCCCGACAGCGAGCCGGTGATCGGTCCGAGCAGCAAGGTCGATGGCCTGTTTTACGCGTTCGGTTTTTGTGGTTCGGGTTTCCAGATTGGCCCGGGCGTGGGCGAGACGATGGCGGAACTCGTCGGCACGGGCAGCACGGCGATTCCGCTCGACACGTTTTCCATTCGGCGATTCGCCACCCGACAGGCGGCGGTCCGTTCGAGCACGGTGATGTCATGA
- a CDS encoding AraC family transcriptional regulator yields MTQSLGLNAARAFIEAHFDEPVTLAQLAALSALSVSRFATVFRQEYGSSPYRYLCGLRIQRAQTLLLEGVPGSVVATEVGFFDQSHFGRHFKRCCGMTPSMFIERAGGRAVSVTAPRSASAITSSC; encoded by the coding sequence ATGACACAGTCGCTTGGGCTTAATGCCGCGCGGGCGTTCATCGAAGCGCACTTCGACGAACCGGTGACGCTCGCGCAACTCGCGGCGCTGTCCGCGTTGAGCGTGTCGCGCTTCGCGACGGTGTTCCGGCAGGAATACGGTTCGTCGCCGTACCGGTATCTGTGCGGGTTGCGGATCCAGCGTGCGCAGACGCTGTTGCTCGAAGGCGTGCCGGGTTCGGTGGTGGCGACCGAGGTCGGCTTCTTCGATCAGAGCCATTTCGGACGGCATTTCAAGCGATGCTGCGGGATGACGCCGAGTATGTTTATCGAGCGTGCTGGCGGCCGTGCTGTGAGCGTTACTGCGCCGCGTTCAGCTTCCGCCATAACGTCGTCTTGCTGA